The Petrotoga sp. 9PW.55.5.1 genome contains the following window.
CAAGCTACAAAATTCGCGAAAAAACACAATTTGTATGTATCTGTTAACGCAGAAGATGCTTCAAGAAGTGATATGGATTTTCTTTTGAAATTTGCTAAAGAAGCAAAAGATGCCGGAGCTGATAGACTTAGATATTGTGATACAGTGGGAATGATGGAACCATTTACTATATATGAACACGTAAAAACTATCATTGATGAAGTAGGAATCAATGTTGAAATGCATACTCACAACGACTTTGGATTAGCTACTGCAAATACGCTATCAGGAATTAAAGCTGGAGCAAAGTTTGCAGGAGTAACAGTCAATGGCTTGGGCGAAAGGGCAGGGAATGCCGCTTTAGAAGAAGTAGTAATGGCTTTAAAGTATATATATAAAATCGATTTAGGTATTAAAACAAATATGTTGAAAGAAGTTTGTGAATACGTAGCAAAAGCTTCTGGAAGAATTTTGCCATTATCTAAAACGATAGTAGGTCTTAATGTTTTTGCACATGAATCTGGAATACACACGGACGGGATTTTGAAGGATTCAAATACATACGAATCATTCAGTCCAGAAGAGGTTGGGTTAGAAAGACAAATTTTAATTGGAAAACATTCTGGTAGAAATGCTATATTAGCTAAATTTGAAGAATATGACATAGAATTAACTCCCGAAGAAGCCGAAGAAATTTTAAAAAGAGTAAGGTCTTTATCTGTTCAACTGAAAAGAAGCCTGTTTGATAAAGAGTTGATTTATTTATACAAAGAAATGAGGGAGGATAAGATAAAGGATGCCGAATTACAAGACAATATCTGAGAAAATATTTAGTGACCACTTAGGAAGAGAAGTGGTTGCAGGTGAGATAGTAATAGTTGGCATAGATTTTATGATGGGTCAAGATGGAACAAGTCCTTTAGCAATTAAAACCTTTCAGGAAATTGGTGCAGAAAAAGTTTTTGATCCTGAAAAGATTGCTTTGGTTATTGATCATAATGCTCCTAGTCCAAGTGAAAAGGTATCGGCTTTGCATAAGATGATGAGAGATTTTACAAATAAAAATCAAGCTAACTTTTATGATATTGGTGAAGGGATATGTCATCAGTTGATTCCAGAAAAAGGGCATGCTTTACCTGGGCAGATTGTGATTGGTGCGGATTCTCATACATGTACGTATGGTGCTATAAACTGTTTTTCAACAGGCGTTGGTTCTACAGACTTGGCTATTGCTATGGCAAGTGGTAAATTATGGTTTAAAGTTCCTGAAAGTATAAAAATTGTTTTAGAAGGGAATTTACCTGAAGGGGTATATTCAAAAGATATAGCATTGTATATAATTAATAATATTACCGCAAATGGAGCAACTTACAAAGCAGTTGAATTTGAAGGCCCTGTGATTGATAATCTATCAGTTGAAGCAAGATTTACAATATCAAATATGGCTGTAGAAATGGGTGCAAAAGTAGGTCTTATGAAAGCTGATGAAAAAGTAAAAGAATGGGTAAAGCTAAGAACAGACAAAGCTTTTAAAACTTATGAAGCCGATGAAAAAGCTAATTATGAAAAGATATATAAATTTGATATAAGTAACTTAGAACCACAAATAGCAAAACCACACACAGTAGATAACGTTAGTCCAATATCCGAAGTTGAAGGAACTCCGATACAACAAGGTTTATTGGGTACATGTACAAATGGTAGAATCGAAGATTTACGTGTTGCAGCAAAAATATTAAAAGGTAAAAAGATAAAAAGTGGTGTAAGGCTCATTGTAGCACCTGCTTCTAGAGATACATTAATAAAAGCGATGGACGAAGGTGTAATAAAAACTTTAATACAAGCTGGAGCAACGGTTGTAGCACCAGGATGTGGTCCTTGTGTTGGAACGCACAATGGGGTACCCTCTGATGGTGAAAATGTTATTTCTACGGCAAATAGAAATTTCAAAGGAAGAATGGGGAACAACAAAGCCTTTATATATTTGGGATCTCCTGCAACAGTTGCAGCATCTTGTTTAGAAGGAAAAATTACCGATCCTAGAAAATATATAGCTTAAAGGAGGAAATCTATGGAACTTAAAGGAAATGCTCACAAATTTGGTAACGACATAAATACCGATTATATAATATCTGGGAAATATAAATTCAATACGATAGATATGAAAGAACTATCTGTTCACTTAATGGAAGATTTAAGACCGAATTTTTATAAAGAGATAAAAAGTGGAGATTTCATAGTAGCAGGAGAAAACTTCGGTTGTGGCTCTTCTAGAGAGCAAGCTCCGTTAGTTATAAAACACGCAGGCATTAGTGCTGTTATTGCTTCTTCATTTGCGAGAATATTTTATAGAAACGCTATAAATATTGGACTACCCTTAATTGAAGTACCAACTGATAATATAGAAGAAGGCGATTTATTGAGTGTTGATCTGGAAAAGGGAATAGTTAAAAATATAAGCAAAAATGAATCTTTGAATATCATACCTCTTCCAGTTGTAATGTTAAAAATTCTTCAAGAAGGCGGATTAGTTAGTTACTATAAAAAATACGGTTCTTTGGAATCTATAAACGAGTAGGTGGTTTGATGTATAAAGTTACTTTGATTCCGGGAGATGGAATAGGGCCAGAAATAACCGATGTAGTTGTTGATGTGTTTGAACATCTAAAAGCCCCAATCAGCTGGGAAGTAGTCGAAGCTGGTGAAAAAGAGATTGAAAAAAATGGGACACCACTTCCTGAAAAAGTTATTGAATCAATCAAAAAAAATAAAGTTGCCTTAAAAGGCCCCATAACTACACCCATTGGTAAAGGATTTAGAAGTGTAAACGTTACTTTAAGAGAAGAACTTGGATTATACGCAAATCTAAGACCAGTAAAAAGTTTGCCTGGAATAAATACTAGATTTGAAAATGTTGATTTAGTAGTTGTAAGAGAAAATACCGAAGGTCTTTACAAAGGAATTGAATATAAGATAGATGAAGTTGCAACTGCCATAAGAGTTATAACCAAAAAAGCAAGCGAGAAAATTGGATTCTTTGCCTTTAAATATGCTAAAGAGAACAACAGAAAAAAGGTTACTGCAGTACATAAAGCAAATATTCAAAAATTGACTGATGGGTTATTTTTAGACTGTATAAGAGAAATTTCTAAGAATTTTCCAGAGATAGAGTATGAAGAAAAGATTGTAGATAATATGTCCATGCAATTAGTAATGAATCCAGAAAAATATGATGTTTTGGTTGCACCGAACTTATACGGGGATATTCTATCAGACCTTGCTGCTGGGCTTATAGGGGGGTTAGGTTTTGCACCAGGTGCTAATATTGGAGAAAACATCGCAGTATTTGAAGCTGTTCATGGTAGCGCACCAGATATTGCTAAAAAAGGAATTGCAAATCCCATTGCCATACTTAGATCTTCAATTATGCTTTTAGATTATTTAAAATTGAACGAACTATCAAGAAAATTAGAAAACGCTATTTCTGAAGCTGTTAAAGACAAAGAAGCATTAACCCCGGATTTAAAAGGTAAAGGAAATACTGAAACAATTAAACAAAAAATAATAGATCATCTATCTTAGTTGGTGAAATAATTTGAGTAAAAAAATTTCAAAAGTGGTTATAAAAGTTGGAAGTAGTTCAATAAGTGATGAATATGGAATAAACGAAGATAAAATAAAAAAGATTGTTGACCAAATTAGCGAATTAAATAAAAGAGCAAAAGAGGTTGTAATAGTCTCATCCGGAGCTGTTGCTGCAGGAATGGGGGAATTAAATTTTCCAAAAAAGCCTCATTCTTTAATTGAAAAACAAGCTTGTTCCGCTGTAGGGCAAGGAATATTAATATCTATATATCGAAAATTATTCAATCAAAAGGGTATTAAAATTGCTCAAATAT
Protein-coding sequences here:
- the nifV gene encoding homocitrate synthase; protein product: MNNVYIVDTTLRDGEQTAGVVFANEEKVQIAKILAELGVYQIEAGIPTMGGDEKEAIKKICKLDLGVSVMGWNRAVIKDIEESIDCGVDAVAISISTSDIHIKHKLKKDREWVLKSMTQATKFAKKHNLYVSVNAEDASRSDMDFLLKFAKEAKDAGADRLRYCDTVGMMEPFTIYEHVKTIIDEVGINVEMHTHNDFGLATANTLSGIKAGAKFAGVTVNGLGERAGNAALEEVVMALKYIYKIDLGIKTNMLKEVCEYVAKASGRILPLSKTIVGLNVFAHESGIHTDGILKDSNTYESFSPEEVGLERQILIGKHSGRNAILAKFEEYDIELTPEEAEEILKRVRSLSVQLKRSLFDKELIYLYKEMREDKIKDAELQDNI
- a CDS encoding 3-isopropylmalate dehydratase large subunit, which encodes MPNYKTISEKIFSDHLGREVVAGEIVIVGIDFMMGQDGTSPLAIKTFQEIGAEKVFDPEKIALVIDHNAPSPSEKVSALHKMMRDFTNKNQANFYDIGEGICHQLIPEKGHALPGQIVIGADSHTCTYGAINCFSTGVGSTDLAIAMASGKLWFKVPESIKIVLEGNLPEGVYSKDIALYIINNITANGATYKAVEFEGPVIDNLSVEARFTISNMAVEMGAKVGLMKADEKVKEWVKLRTDKAFKTYEADEKANYEKIYKFDISNLEPQIAKPHTVDNVSPISEVEGTPIQQGLLGTCTNGRIEDLRVAAKILKGKKIKSGVRLIVAPASRDTLIKAMDEGVIKTLIQAGATVVAPGCGPCVGTHNGVPSDGENVISTANRNFKGRMGNNKAFIYLGSPATVAASCLEGKITDPRKYIA
- a CDS encoding 3-isopropylmalate dehydratase small subunit, which encodes MELKGNAHKFGNDINTDYIISGKYKFNTIDMKELSVHLMEDLRPNFYKEIKSGDFIVAGENFGCGSSREQAPLVIKHAGISAVIASSFARIFYRNAINIGLPLIEVPTDNIEEGDLLSVDLEKGIVKNISKNESLNIIPLPVVMLKILQEGGLVSYYKKYGSLESINE
- a CDS encoding isocitrate/isopropylmalate dehydrogenase family protein, with the translated sequence MMYKVTLIPGDGIGPEITDVVVDVFEHLKAPISWEVVEAGEKEIEKNGTPLPEKVIESIKKNKVALKGPITTPIGKGFRSVNVTLREELGLYANLRPVKSLPGINTRFENVDLVVVRENTEGLYKGIEYKIDEVATAIRVITKKASEKIGFFAFKYAKENNRKKVTAVHKANIQKLTDGLFLDCIREISKNFPEIEYEEKIVDNMSMQLVMNPEKYDVLVAPNLYGDILSDLAAGLIGGLGFAPGANIGENIAVFEAVHGSAPDIAKKGIANPIAILRSSIMLLDYLKLNELSRKLENAISEAVKDKEALTPDLKGKGNTETIKQKIIDHLS